The following is a genomic window from Cardinium endosymbiont of Dermatophagoides farinae.
AAGATGTAATTGTAAAAATTACAGATTTAAAGAGAGAAACAACAAGATTAGATATTAAAAAAGCTGAAAAAGAGGCAGAATACCAATCTTTTCAAAGAGAAACTAGGCGTTCTGTAGAAGATGAGCGCAAAACTAGAGAGGCCGATGTTGAACGTTTAGAAGAAGAAATAGAAGAACTCTGTGAGAGTAGAGACAAACTGGAATCTAAAATAAAAAAGCATGATGGGGATATTTCAGATTTAAATGCGTTGATACAGGAGTTAAACAGAGTCAATAATGATCTGCGATCTAAGTGTAGTAAGTTAGAAACAGAATTAAAAAAGCAAGATAAATACATTGATACTTTATTTAGTAGGGTAAATACGCATAGTAGTTATATCGATTTTACTCCTAGTCCTGAACCATCTTTTTTGTTCGATTGATTACATTAAAACTATTAATCTCATATTTAGTTAGATAATTTTATTCTAAATCAGAAACATACTTCTTTCCCATTAGCTTGTTTATAATAGTCCTTACAAAGTAAGAATATAACATTAAAATAGAATTAAAATGATATTACTAGATATCACAGGTGCCCTTGAAGGTTGGATTACAAGCGGCTATCAGTTGTTAACCTTGGTAGCTAAACTACTGGGTGTCATAGGCGCTTTTAGGCTAGCCTACCTATATAATGTAGGTAGAGATAGAGGTATGATATTTCATGAATTATTACACTGGATAGCTGCTATTGTCTTTTTTTCATCAATTGGCCCATTGTATGATATGATTTCTAACTTTTTTAAACTCTAAATCAGGTAAAAAAATAAACTACCATGCAAAAATTAGTGAATAGCCCGTACTTAAAAGAAAAAGGCTTTTTAGGTCCTTTTTCATTATCAGAAGCCTTAGTGGCGCTAGGCATTTGCTGCCTAGCCTATATGGTCTCTTGCTACTGTGAAGATTGATTGCACTACAACCGCATGTGGACCATCTCTTTAACAAGTCTAATAGTGATTATTTCTTTTTTGATAAAAATATTCCTGAAAAATAGTAATCCTACCTGGTTATCAAGTCTTTTTGCTTATCAGTTTTTGCATGTACCGATAGATAGTTTTAGGGTAAAATTTAAGATCAATGCTTTTCTCAAAAAAAGATAAGAAAGAAGACTTACATAGAGTCTTACCTTTTGTAGATTTTCATGACGATATGACCATATCTGCAGATGGGACTATCTCTATACAATTTAAAACTACTTTAGCCTTTCAGGAACAGTATACGGAGCAACAGTATATAGACTGGACGCATATACTCGCTAGTAGTATGAAAGAACTGCCTTGTAACAGCCTTGTTCAACAAGTAGATATATACTACCCAGACCAGTGGCACAATCCATCTATAGACAGTAACAAACTTGATTTCTTGAAACAAAAACAGGTTAGGCATACAGAGGGTCGCCCTATACTGCACCATGAATCCTATATCATACTTTCCTTTCCTGGATTATATAAAAACTATACGCCACTATCTACTTTTTATTCTAGAGATGAGACAAAAAGTTTTAGTAAAAATCCTTTTGCTCATTTAGAAAAGCGACTCACAATAGCTAAAAAGGATGCCGCCCAATTTCGTCAAAGCGTATCTACCCATCTTCCATTAACTCCTCTTACTGCTGGTGAATTTTCCCATCTGATCCATAGATGTTTGTCCTTAAATTTTGAAGACCCAGAAGGTAACTTATATGGTGGTTTGGTTAAAAATAAAGAATATGTACAGGTGGCTAACAGAAAAGCCCAAGTGATTTCTTTAATAGAGAGTTCTATTGAACCTAGCTATACAGTTCTGGATAAATTCGGCCATAATGGAGGAGTTTGTGCTCCTTTAACAGATGGCCTTGGGCGTAGCCTAAATTTTCCGCATATCATTTCTAGAGTTATTCGTATGATCGACTCTGAAGCATTCTTAAAAAAACATTTTAATTCATTTGCCTGGAGTGAAGCTACTAAGCTCGATGAACGGAAGCTGCAAAACATTAGACATATACGTGGCGAGATGGCTGAGTTTGAACAAACCCTTTGCGGGAGAAACGAATCAATTGTCTATTTATCTTTTTTAGTGATACCATTTGGTATAACTGATTTGGATACCCTTAATCAATATAGTTCTCAAGTACTAGCTGCTTTTTCCGGGATAGGCATGAGGGGTTATTTAGAAACCATAGATACCGCTAATTTGTTTTGCACCGCTTTACCATGTAATGGCAATTAAGTATATAGGCGTATACCTATCCTCCTATTAACAGCTGTCGCCCATATAAATAGTACCACACCATTCACAGGCTATAAAGAAGGTGTATTACTAGCCAATAGATACAGAGAACCCATCTATTTCAACCCATTTAACACCGATTTAGACAATCAAAATGCATTTATTTTCGGTCCTTCTGGCTCTGGAAAATCCTTTTTTAATGGCAAAATGATTAAGGATCGATTTGAAGCAGGCCATATAGTGATTGTCATTGACAGTGGCGGGACCTATCGCCATTTATTTGAAGCTTTAGGAGGGAAATATATTGAACTCAGTGCAGAAAAATCTTTAAACTTAAATCCTTTTTTATTCCCAGCTGAACCATCAGGTAGATACCTGCCAGATAGCAGCAAAATCATCTTTTTGGTCGGGCTCATTGGCAAAATGTGGAAGGGAGATTTGAATGAAAATCCAATGAGTGAAGTAGAAAAATCTTTACTCTCTCAGTGGATTAGTGATTATTATAGGGATTTACCAGAATCGATCATCCCTACTTTAACGGGATTTTATGACTATTTACAAGCATTGGTAGCAGCTAATGGAGAAGCCATTCTTGATCTAAAAAAAGATCAGTTGTTCCCTTTTCAAGAATTTTTTATTGTTTTACAGCCATTTGCCCATGGTATTTACAAAGATCATTTTAATGCATTAGCGCAAGACTATCTAGTCGACCATAGGTTAGTATGTTTTGAGCTAGAAGCCATTAAATGCAATAGCAAACTCTATCCATTGGTGGTACAAATTCTATTTGACTTTGCTTTTGAAATGGTTTCTAAGCATCCAGACGCTACTAAGTTTATAGACATTGAAGAGGGTTGGACGAATTTAGATGATGCCTCTAGAGAGCATATAGAATCTTTCTATCGAAAAGGCAGAAAAACCAAAACCTCTATTCGCATAATAACGCAAGACATTCAAGAAATCAAATCATCTAAGATTGCCAGTGCCATTAAAAACAATGCGGCTACCTTTATCCTTTTGTACAATGAAAAAGCATCTAGTAGGGAAGAAATAGGTGCTTTCTTAGGTATGAATGCGTTAGACATGCAAAAGTATGCCAGTCTGCGTCGTAAAAACGGTCCAGGTGGTTTTAGGGAAATCTTTATTAAAGAGATGGGACAGAGTCATGTATGGCTACTAGAACCCTCTCTTTGGGAGCATGCTATGTTTACCTCTCATCCATCAGAAAGAAACCAAATCGCTGATTTGGCTAAAAAACATGGAAATATAGAAGATGGCATTGCAGAATGGGTATACCATACTAAACAAAAATATTATGTCTAGTCATTTTCAAGGTATTTTATCTTCTTCAGTTCATCTAAACTTAGAAGCACAAAACCTAATGGTGAATATCACTATTGGAAAGATGATTGGCGTAGCAAAGTTATTACTATTGCCATTCTTGTTGGTACGTTTAATGGTCTATTATTTTCAGTATCATTTAAGCACTTCCGAGTTATTAAAATCCTGTTATACAAGTCTGTTAACACTAATTGTTACCTTTTTGCTTTTACAGTTCTACTTGGATATTTTTCATATGCTAGACAAATTAACCGCTTTGATTATGAATGGATTTGATTGGCATGATCTAGTTAAACCTGATAGTTTCGAAAGTATAAAAGATCCTGAAATAAGTATCTGGTAACTAATTAAAAATGGTTTTTCGAATTTAACTACTAAAGCTTTAAAATCGATATCTCGCATAATGGGTTTAACCACTACTATATTTCGTCATCAAGCTATCCTATTTACCTTACAAGTAGGTCCTTTGGCCATTGCTGCTAGCCTCTTACCAGGAAATTTTAGTGGGATAGTTAATTACTGGCTTAATATGCTGATTTCCTTTTTAATGTGGGGGTAACCATTGATTTGCTAGACTATTCACTGATTTCTTTGGAATTCAATAATGTAGATGGTATTGGTGCTGCCATCGCTACTTGTCTGATGTATGCTATGGTAGGTCCGCTCACTTCTCTATATATAGGTAACACGGTAGGAAACAGCCTTTTTTCGATAGGAGAAGCAAAGACGAGTCAGTTTATGGCTTATGGGGCTAGTCATCTGCCAAAATTTGGAAAAAAAGATAAATAATAATCCTTACTGCGTAAGGACTTGGTTTGGCAAGCAAATGGGAGAAAAGGGTCATAACCCTATTATAAATAACTTAATACAATATGTTAGATAATAAAGATTATCAGTCATCAACCGTTCAATCGATTCATAAGCTAAACAGCTATCATTATGGAAATATCATTAACCTATTACGATTTTTAGTCGTTTTTCTTTTGGTATCCTTAGGTGGTTTATCTGCTTTTTTAGGCTATTTGGTATTTAAACAGAACAGAAGTGATTTGGTCTATTTTGCTACCCTTGAAGGGACCCATGTGGGTATAAGAAAAGATAATCCAACTAATAACAGTAGAGAATCGTTTGAAGTAGAAAACTTTTCCATGCGTTTTATACAAGATGGTTTTGCCCATAGTGAAAATAACTACCAAGAAAACATTGAAAGAGCTTTAACCGTTATGAATAATGCCTCTAGAGTCACCTTAAAAAAGATCTTTTCTGATGATAGTTTGTTTCAAATATATAAGGAATCTAATGGGGTAACTACAGTTTATGTTAAGAGCATACATGCTGATATACAAAACTATCCCTATAGGTCACAGATCTACTTTCAAACAGATTTAAAATTTTTAACCGGTCAAGGAAAAGTTAAAACCCATAGCTACCATCAATGCATTGCATTAGAAATGCAACCAACAGCTAGATGCAGTAAAAATCCCTATGGGTTAATGATTACCGATCTAACCTTTCTAAACCATGAAGAAAAGTAGCCTTTTAGCATTTTTGATCTCTTATTTTCCTGTTTTTGCATTGGATATAAAAGTTTCAGATCAATATCCTACTTTGCTGGAACTCAGTGGTACGATTGAAAAGATTTCTTTTGGAAATGGAGATAAAGAATATGTATCTAAAGAAGAAGGTAGGTTTTTAGAAGTAAAGGCTAAACATCCCGGGACCAGCAAGACCACTATTACAGTATTTTATCTATCCAACGAAGGCAAAAAAAATGAAAAGATTGATGTATTCTATGGCACAGTTAGTTATGATGCTGGTATACAACCGATGTATGATCTTACACAGCATAAAATTAAACAGACAGAAGAAGCAGAGAAATGGGATACCGATGAACCTTTAACTGAATCCTTAACAGAAGCTATAGAATATGTATCCCAGGAACAACCAAATATTAAACGTTTTCATCAAACTAAGCAGAAAGTAAGTTGTTTTTTGAGTAATGCCGTTAGCACAGGAGAAGAGATTGTTTTAAAGTTTGTATTGAGAAATAGCTCTCCTTATAACTATAAGGTAGGAAGCGTATATTTTTTAGGTAACAACAAAGACAAAACCGCTATTCCTATTAAACTCGAGCCTAAGCGTATGATAGTAGCGCCTGGAGAGGTCCTACCTATGATTTTCGTTATCAAACACAAGGTAGAAAAATCAGGTATAATCGTTCGTTTTGAAGAGAAAAAAGGTCGTAGAGATTTAAGTTTGAACCTACCTAACAGATTGTTGCTGAGTATACCCTGTTTGGTTAAAGAATCTAAAGAAGTTTAATTTCCATGGATAAAAAGAAATTAGGTTTTGGATTAGCTGGGTTATTGGTTATTTCTTGGATTATATTACGGGATGTAAGAAAAACAAAGAGTTGGCATGAGTTTTTTGTAGCCCCTCCTCCCAAACCTTGTAAGCTACTCGAAAAAGCAGAACCATTATCGGTTACTAAAGAAACTAATCAAAGAATGAAAGGTCGTTATCAATCGGAACAGGTAGGTTGCTCTTTATTTGAAGATATGGCCAAAAATATCAATCAAGAAGTATCAAAAGGTGAACCAGAACCAGTTAAAGAACCTGAAAAAGTTAGTGTTAAACTTAAAAAAGTAGTGCAAAAACTTAAGAAAATAGTTCATCCTCAAAAGCAGGAAAAAAACTACTTTCCAGTATCTTTTGAAAGAAAAGGCAGAAAAAAGAATATTAAGGTAAAAAACAGCTTTTCTGTAGGTTATGTCTATGGGACACAAGAACTCAAACATGGCAGAAGTATTAAAATATGTGTCAAAGAAGCTTTTACTTACAAAGGTCAAGAAATCCACAAAGGCGCATTTTTATATGGAATCGTTGCTTTTGGAAAAGAAAGAATTCTATCTAAATTAGAAATAGCTGAATTTGGTAAAAATGTAGTTCCAGTGGCTATTGGTTTGTATGATTCAGATTATATGATTGGCCTATTAGTAGAAAATTTACATCCTTTCATTGATCAAGCGCAAAACAAATTGCTTAGTAAAGCAGCTAGTAGTGGCAGTAATTCTTGGATAAGAGAGATCAGTGGAATAGTAGTAGATGGTATTAAATCCGTTAAAAATGAACAAAAAATAACTATAGACAATAGAAGAAAGGTGTTCCTTAAACCAATAGAAAAATGAATAAGTTTAAAAAATATGGTGTGGTCTGTTTATGCCTGCTCATTCCTGTAACCTCTTCAGCAAGTATAGGATCTTCTATCAAATCAGGTTTAAACAAAATCCTACCTAACGGATTAAAAAAGTGGATACCTGGTCTATCTCCAGAAGAAAAAACCGCCCAGTTAATGGAAGAACAAGTAGGTACCTCTAACAACGTTCTAGCGCAAATGAAAGATGCGGCTGACAGTATGAGAAAACTAAAAAAGAGTGTGGAAGATGCCAATTCTATTAAAAACCAAGGTAAATCATTATTCAAAGATCTATCTGATGCGAAATATGGTAAAGTAGTGCTTGGTATATCAGAAAAAATTAGTGGTATTAGTTTGAACCCAAGTGACTATATTCCTAGTTTAGATTGTACTAGAGGGCTTAAAAGAGATTGTTCTTTTTCTTGTTATAGAGAAAAATCGCTGTTAAGTAGGGTAGATTCTTTTACGGGTAGAAGTAGTAATTTTCTAAGTACAAAACCTCCAAAAAGCTTAAATTCCTTTGCTCAGATATTCAAAGAGAGTTGCGTCGATCAGATCAGATAAAAATAGCTTCTAAAGAGGCAATAACAGACTGATTCCAGTTTATAAAGAACAGATCAAAAATCTAGAGATTCAAAATAAAAAGATAGATAAAACACTATCTAATCCTAATTTTTATAAAAATGACCCGGTAAAATATTTTCAATTAGAAAGCATTAAAAATAAAAATATCTTAGATATGGGAGAACTTGTAGAGCGGATCAATAGACTTCAAGTGGCATCAGAAGAAGTGTCTAAAAAGGATAAAGAAGCTATTGCAGAGCTATATAGTGAAAAGTTAAATAAGGATCTAATACAGCATATCGTTAAAAGTAAAATAAAAAGAAATAGTAAATTTTAAATGAAATGAGTGAAAAATACAAACTAGAAGACGTGAAGGAGTTTGCTCAAAAATCCTTTTTTTAAACTACAGGTCAGAGGTACAATTCGATGAGTTTTTCATAGATGAACTCTCAAATAAAGCTAAAAATATCATAAAATATTTAATGTGTAAACATTCATTTTCAGAAGAAAAAATGCTTATTTAAGCTAAATGAGTTTAATAGGTTTTATGATATATATAAATATGGATTACCTTTCGATGGGATAGCAGAATTGTGTGCGTTCAGCACTGTGGCAGAAATTTGTCTTTCGGCATGTTTCAGATATGATTTTTAGGACAAATTTTTAGCATAAACGCCTT
Proteins encoded in this region:
- the traM gene encoding conjugative transposon protein TraM, translated to MDKKKLGFGLAGLLVISWIILRDVRKTKSWHEFFVAPPPKPCKLLEKAEPLSVTKETNQRMKGRYQSEQVGCSLFEDMAKNINQEVSKGEPEPVKEPEKVSVKLKKVVQKLKKIVHPQKQEKNYFPVSFERKGRKKNIKVKNSFSVGYVYGTQELKHGRSIKICVKEAFTYKGQEIHKGAFLYGIVAFGKERILSKLEIAEFGKNVVPVAIGLYDSDYMIGLLVENLHPFIDQAQNKLLSKAASSGSNSWIREISGIVVDGIKSVKNEQKITIDNRRKVFLKPIEK
- a CDS encoding VirB4 family type IV secretion system protein; the protein is MYFNPFNTDLDNQNAFIFGPSGSGKSFFNGKMIKDRFEAGHIVIVIDSGGTYRHLFEALGGKYIELSAEKSLNLNPFLFPAEPSGRYLPDSSKIIFLVGLIGKMWKGDLNENPMSEVEKSLLSQWISDYYRDLPESIIPTLTGFYDYLQALVAANGEAILDLKKDQLFPFQEFFIVLQPFAHGIYKDHFNALAQDYLVDHRLVCFELEAIKCNSKLYPLVVQILFDFAFEMVSKHPDATKFIDIEEGWTNLDDASREHIESFYRKGRKTKTSIRIITQDIQEIKSSKIASAIKNNAATFILLYNEKASSREEIGAFLGMNALDMQKYASLRRKNGPGGFREIFIKEMGQSHVWLLEPSLWEHAMFTSHPSERNQIADLAKKHGNIEDGIAEWVYHTKQKYYV